In one Phyllostomus discolor isolate MPI-MPIP mPhyDis1 chromosome 8, mPhyDis1.pri.v3, whole genome shotgun sequence genomic region, the following are encoded:
- the PPY gene encoding pancreatic prohormone translates to MASARRCLSLLLLSTCVALLLQPPLGACGAPLEPVYPGDNATPEQMAQYAAELRRYINMLTRPRYGKRDKEDTLNLSEWGSPHRAAPRELTQMDV, encoded by the exons ATGGCCTCTGCCCGCCGCtgcctctccctgctgctcctgtCCACCTGCGTGGCTTTGCTGCTGCAGCCGCCACTGGGTGCCTGTGGGGCCCCACTGGAGCCAGTGTACCCAGGGGACAATGCCACACCGGAGCAGATGGCCCAGTATGCGGCTGAGCTCCGCAGGTACATCAACATGCTGACCAGGCCCAG GTACgggaaaagagacaaagaagacaCCCTGAACTTGTCGGAGTGGGGgtccccccacagagctgcccCCAG ggaGCTCACCCAGATGGACGTGTGA
- the NAGS gene encoding N-acetylglutamate synthase, mitochondrial, with amino-acid sequence MAMMQLAWALRATPAVDRLWSSGGTAGTRRRLSGSVRRWAARGASPGRRLSTAWASAQPELEEAVGVEDDAHSPADNKPLWATPPAPPVPPEPPGPAGGRSLVQRDIQAFLNQCGASPGEARHWLMQFQTSHHPADKPFAVIEVEEEVLKCQQGVSSLAFALAFLQRMDMKPLVVLGLPTPTAPSGCLSFWEAKAQLARNCKALVDELRHNAAAAVPFFGGGSVLSAAEPAPHASYGGVVSVETDLLQWCLESGSIPILCPIGETAARRSVLLDSMEVTAALAKELQPTKIIFLNNRGGLRDSSHKVLSNVNLPADLDLVTSAKWVSPKEQQQIRLIVDVLSRLPPHSSAAITAAGTLLTELFSNKGSGTLFKNGERMLRVSSLDSLDQGRLVDLVNTSFGKKLRDDYLDSLRPRLRSVYFSERYNAAAILTTEPVLGGTPYLDKFVVSSSRQGQGSGQMLWECLRRDLRTLFWRSRVTNPINPWYFKHSDGSFSNKQWIFFWFGLADIRDSYELVNHAKGLPDSFCKPVSDPGS; translated from the exons ATGGCGATGATGCAGTTGGCCTGGGCCCTCCGGGCCACTCCCGCGGTCGACAGGCTGTGGAGTTCCGGAGGCACCGCGGGCACTCGGAGAAGGCTGAGCGGCAGCGTGCGGCGGTGGGCGGCGAGGGGTGCCAGCCCGGGGCGCCGGCTCAGCACCGCTTGGGCGTCCGCCCAGCCAGAGCTAGAAGAGGCCGTGGGTGTTGAGGACGATGCCCACTCACCTGCAGACAACAAGCCATTGTGGGCGACACCCCCCGCGCCCCCGGTGCCCCCCGAACCTCCCGGGCCCGCGGGCGGCCGCTCGCTGGTGCAGAGGGACATCCAAGCCTTCCTGAACCAGTGCGGCGCCAGCCCCGGGGAGGCGCGCCACTGGCTCATGCAGTTCCAGACCTCGCACCACCCTGCGGACAAGCCCTTCGCTGTTATCGAG gtggaggaggaggtgctCAAGTGCCAACAGGGCGTGTCCAGCCTGGCCTTCGCCCTGGCCTTCCTGCAGCGCATGGACATGAAGCCCTTagtggtcctggggctgcccaCCCCCACGGCGCCCTCAGGCTGCCTTTCCTTCTGGGAGGCCAAGGCTCAGCTCGCCCGGAACTGCAAAGCGCTGGTGGACGAGCTGCGGCACAATGCCGCCGCGGCGGTGCCCTTTTTCGGTGGCGGGTCGGTGCTAAGCGCCGCCGAGCCGGCCCCCCACGCCAG CTACGGGGGCGTCGTCTCCGTGGAGACCGACCTGCTGCAGTGGTGCCTGGAGTCGGGCAGCATCCCCATCCTTTGCCCCATTGGGGAAACGGCCGCGCGCCGCTCCGTGCTCCTCGACTCGATGGAGGTGACCGCCGCGCTGGCCAAGGAGCTGCAGCCCACCAAGATCATCTTCCTCAACAACAGGGGCGGCCTGCGCGACAGCAGCCACAAG GTCCTCAGTAACGTGAACCTGCCCGCTGATCTGGACCTGGTGACCAGTGCCAAGTGGGTGAGCCCCAAGGAGCAGCAGCAGATTCGGCTCATTGTGGACGTGCTCAGCCGACTGCCGCCCCACTCCTCGGCCGCCATCACCGCGGCCGGCACGCTGCTCACCGAGCTCTTCAGCAACAAAG GGTCCGGGACCCTGTTCAAGAACGGCGAGCGGATGCTGCGGGTGAGCAGCCTGGACAGCCTGGACCAGGGCCGCCTGGTGGACCTGGTCAACACCAGCTTCGGCAAGAAGCTCCGAGACGACTACCTGGACTCGCTGCGCCCGCGGCTACGCTCTGTCTACTTCTCGGAAAG GTACAACGCCGCCGCCATCCTGACCACAGAGCCGGTCCTGGGGGGCACCCCGTATCTGGACAAGTTCGTGGTGAGCTCCAGCCGCCAGGGACAGGGCTCCGGCCAGATGCTGTGGGAGTGCCTGCGGCGGGACCTGCGGACGCTTTTCTGGCGCTCCCGAGTGACGAACCCCATCAACCCCTG gtACTTCAAGCACAGCGATGGCAGCTTCTCCAACAAGCAGTGGATCTTCTTCTGGTTCGGCCTAGCCGACATTCGAGACTCCTACGAGCTGGTCAACCACGCCAAGGGGCTGCCGGACTCCTTCTGCAAGCCGGTTTCTGACCCTGGCAGCTGA